A single region of the Sciurus carolinensis chromosome 16, mSciCar1.2, whole genome shotgun sequence genome encodes:
- the Arhgap33 gene encoding rho GTPase-activating protein 33 isoform X3, whose translation MLQAQRESDPILPWGASWAGRGQTLRARSTDSLDGPGEGSVQPLPPAGGPSVKGKPGKRLSAPRGPFPRLADCAHFHYENVDFGHIQLLLSPEREGPSLSGENELVFGVQVTCQGRSWPVLRSYDDFRSLDAHLHRCIFDRRFSCLPELPPPPEGARAAQMLVPLLLQYLETLSGLVDSNLNCGPVLTWMELDNHGRRLLLSEEASLNIPAVAAAHVVKRYTAQAPDELSFEVGDIVSVIDMPPTEDRSWWRGKRGFQVGFFPSECVELFTERPGPGLKADADGPLCGIPAPQGISSLTSAVPRPRGKLAGLLRTFMRSRPSRQRLRQRGILRQRVFGCDLGEHLSNSGQDVPQVLRCCSEFIEAHGVVDGIYRLSGVSSNIQRLRHEFDSERIPELSGPAFLQDIHSVSSLCKLYFRELPNPLLTYQLYGKFSEAMSVPGEEERLVRVHDVIQQLPPPHYRTLEYLLRHLARMARHSANTSMHARNLAIVWAPNLLRSMELESVGLGGAAAFREVRVQSVVVEFLLTHVEVLFSDTFTSAGLDPAGRCLLPRPKSLAGSGPSTRLLTLEEAQARTQGRLGTLTEPTTPKAPASPVERRKRDRGEKQRKPGGSSWKTFFALGRGPSIPRKKPLPWLGGTRAPPQPSGSRPDTVTLRSAKSEESLSSQASGAGLQRLHRLRRPHSSSDAFPVGPAPAGSCESLSSSSSSSSSSSSSSSSSSSKSSAAGLGPHSGSPSHRTSAWLDDGDELDFSPPRCLEGLRGLDFDPLTFRCSSPTPGDPAPPASPAPPASASAFPPRVTPQALSPRGPTSPASPAALDISEPLAVSVPPAVLELLGAGGTAASATPTPALSPGPSLRPHLIPLLLRGAEAQLSDTCQQEISSKLALPSPRGTQGQHGPGMDSPLLPPPLSLLRPGGAPPPPPKNPARLMALALAERAQQVAERQSQQEHGGTPPVPHSPFRRSLSLEVGGEPVGISGSGPPPHSLAHSGAWVPGPPTYLPRQQSDGSLVRNQRPMGTSRRGLRGPAQVPTPGFFSSAPRECLPPFLGVPKPGLYPLGPPSFQPSSPAPVWRNSLGPPAPLDRGENLYYEIGASEGSPYSGPTQSWSPFRSMPPDRLNASYGMLGQSPPLHRSPDFLVSYPPPTSCFPPDHLGYSAPQHSARRPTRPEPLYVNLALGPRGPSPASSCSSSSPPAHPRSRSDPGPPAPRLPQKQRAPWGPRTPHRVPGPWGPPEPLLLYRAAPPAYGRGGEHHRGSLYRNGGQRGEGAGPPPPYPTPSWSLHSEGQTRSYC comes from the exons ATGCTCCAGGCACAGAGAGAGTCAGATCCCATCCTGCCTTGGGGAGCTTCATGGGCTGGCAGGGGACAGACCCTGAGG GCCCGAAGCACTGACAGCTTGGATGGCCCAGGGGAAGGCTCAGTGCAGCCCCTACCCCCAGCTGGGGGGCCCAGTGTGAAGGGGAAGCCTGGGAAGAG GCTCTCAGCTCCTCGAGGTCCTTTCCCCCGGCTGGCTGACTGTGCCCATTTCCACTACGAGAACGTTGACTTTGGCCACATTCAG CTCCTCCTGTCTCCAGAGCGTGAAGGCCCCAGCCTCTCTGGAGAGAATGAGCTGGTGTTTGGGGTGCAGGTGACCTGTCAG GGCCGTTCTTGGCCAGTTCTCCGTAGTTATGATGACTTCCGTTCACTGGATGCCCACCTCCACAGGTGCATATTTGACCGGAGGTTTTCCTGCCTCCCAGAGCTCCCTCCACCCCCAGAGGGTGCCAGGGCTGCCCAG ATGCTGGTACCACTGCTACTGCAGTACCTGGAGACCCTTTCGGGACTGGTGGACAGTAACCTCAACTGTGGGCCTGTGCTCACCTGGATGGAG CTGGACAATCATGGCCGGCGACTGCTCCTCAGTGAGGAGGCCTCACTCAATATCCCTGCGGTTGCTGCTGCTCATGTGGTCAAACGGTACACAGCTCAGGCACCAGATGAGCTATCCTTTGAG GTGGGAGACATTGTCTCAGTGATTGACATGCCACCCACAGAGGATCGGAGCTGGTGGCGGGGCAAGCGAGGTTTCCAG GTTGGGTTTTTCCCCAGTGAGTGTGTGGAACTCTTCACAGAGCGGCCGGGTCCAGGCCTAAAAGCAG ATGCTGATGGTCCCCTGTGTGGCATCCCAGCTCCCCAGGGTATCTCTTCTCTGACCTCAG CTGTACCTCGACCTCGTGGGAAGCTAGCTGGTCTCCTCCGAACCTTCATGCGCTCCCGCCCTTCTCGGCAGAGGCTGCGGCAACGGGGAATCCTGCGGCAGAGAGTGTTTGGCTGTGACCTTGGAGAAcacctcagcaactcaggccAGGATG TACCCCAAGTACTACGCTGCTGCTCTGAGTTTATTGAGGCCCACGGAGTGGTGGATGGAATCTACCGGCTCTCAGGCGTGTCCTCCAACATCCAGAGATTGCG GCATGAATTTGACAGTGAGAGGATCCCTGAACTGTCTGGACCTGCCTTCCTGCAGGACATCCACAGCGTCTCCTCCCTCTGCAAGCTCTATTTCCGAGAGTTGCCAAACCCCTTGCTCACCTACCAGCTCTATGGGAAGTTCAGT GAGGCCATGTCAGTGCCTGGGGAAGAGGAGCGCCTGGTGCGAGTCCATGATGTCATCCAGCAGCTACCCCCACCACACTACAG GACTCTGGAGTACCTATTGAGGCACTTGGCCCGAATGGCGCGACACAGTGCCAACACCAGCATGCATGCCCGCAACCTGGCCATTGTCTGGGCACCCAACCTCCTACG GTCCATGGAGCTAGAGTCAGTGGGACTGGGTGGAGCAGCAGCCTTCCGGGAGGTTCGGGTGCAGTCTGTGGTGGTGGAATTCCTGCTGACTCATGTGGAGGTCCTGTTCAGTGATACCTTCACCTCTGCTGGCCTTGACCCTGCAG GCCgctgcctcctccccaggcccaAGTCTCTTGCGGGTAGTGGCCCTTCCACTCGCCTGCTGACACTGGAGGAAGCCCAGGCTCGTACCCAGGGTAGGCTGGGAACACTCACTGAACCTACAACTCCCAAAGCTCCAGCCTCACCTGTGGAAAG GAGGAAAAGGGACAGAGGTGAGAAACAGCGGAAGCCAGGGGGTAGCAGCTGGAAGACATTCTTTGCTCTAGGCCGGGGCCCCAGTATCCCCCGAAAAAAGCCCCTGCCCTGGCTAGGGGGCACCAGAGCCCCACCGCAGCCTTCAG GCAGTCGACCTGACACAGTCACGCTGAGATCTGCCAAGAGTGAAGAGTCTCTGTCATCACAGGCCAGCGGGGCTG GCCTCCAGAGGCTGCACAGGCTACGGCGACCCCACTCCAGCAGCGATGCTTTCCCTGTGGGCCCAGCACCTGCTGGCTCCTGCGAGAGCCtgtcctcctcatcttcctcctcttcctcctcttcctcttcatcctcctcctcctcttccaagtCCTCAGCAGCTGGCCTGGGACCACACTCTGGGTCCCCTTCACACCGCACCTCAGCCTGGCTAGATGATGGTGATGAACTGGACTTCAGCCCACCACGCTGCCTGGAGGGACTCCGGGGGCTTGACTTTGATCCCCTTACATTTCGCTGCAGCAGCCCCACCCCAGGGGACCCTGCACCTCCTGCCAGCCCAGCACcccctgcctctgcttctgcctTCCCACCTAGGGTGACCCCCCAGGCTCTCTCACCCCGTGGGCCCACCAGTCCTGCTTCACCCGCTGCCCTGGACATCTCAGAGCCCCTGGCTGTATCAGTGCCACCTGCTGTCCTAGAACTGCTGGGGGCCGGGGGAACAGCTGCCTCAGCCACCCCAACACCAGCGCTCAGCCCTGGCCCAAGCCTGCGCCCCCATCTTATTCCCCTGCTGCTGCGTGGAGCAGAGGCCCAGCTGAGTGACACCTGTCAACAGGAAATCAGCAGCAAGCTGGCACTGCCTAGTCCCCGGGGAACCCAGGGCCAGCATG GTCCTGGTATGGATTCACCATTGCTGCCCccacccctgtccctcctgcgCCCTGGGGgggccccacctccaccccccaaGAACCCAGCACGCCTCATGGCTCTGGCCCTGGCTGAGCGGGCTCAGCAGGTGGCCGAGCGACAGAGCCAACAGGAACATGGGGGCACCCCACCTGTTCCCCATTCCCCTTTCCGCCGCTCACTGTCCCTGGAAGTAGGTGGGGAGCCTGTGGGGATCTCAGGGAGTGGGCCACCCCCTCACTCCCTGGCCCACTCAGGTGCCTGGGTCCCAGGACCCCCCACCTACCTACCAAGACAACAAAGTGATGGGAGCCTGGTGAGGAACCAGCGGCCCATGGGGACCTCGAGGAGGGGACTCAGAGGCCCAGCACAG GTTCCTACCCCTGGCTTCTTTTCCTCAGCCCCCCGGGAATGCTTGCCACCATTCCTTGGGGTCCCCAAACCAGGCCTGTATCCCCTGGGCCCCCCATCCTTCCAGCccagctccccagccccagtctggAGGAACTCCCTGGGCCCTCCTGCACCTCTCGACAGGGGAGAGAACCTATACTATGAGATTGGGGCAAGTGAGGGGTCCCCCTACTCTGGCCCCACCCAGTCCTGGAGTCCCTTTCGCTCCATGCCCCCCGATAGGCTCAATGCCTCATATGGCATGCTTGGCCAATCGCCACCACTCCACAGGTCCCCCGACTTCCTGGTCAGCTACCCCCCACCCACCTCGTGCTTTCCCCCTGACCATCTTGGCTACTCAGCCCCACAGCATTCTGCCCGACGTCCCACCCGGCCTGAGCCCCTCTATGTCAACCTAGCCCTAGGGCCCAGGGGTCCCTCAcctgcctcttcctgctcttcctcttcccctcctgcccacccccgAAGTCGTTCAGATCCTGGACCCCCAGCCCCCCGCCTTCCCCAGAAGCAGCGGGCACCTTGGGGTCCCCGCACCCCTCACAGGGTACCTGGCCCCTGGGGCCCTCCAGAGCCTCTCCTGCTCTACAGGGCAGCCCCACCAGCCTATGGGAG